A region from the Sphingomonas flavescens genome encodes:
- a CDS encoding 3-hydroxybutyrate dehydrogenase, with translation MLLEGKVALVTGSTSGIGLAIAKALAAEGAKLMINGFGDQAAIDRECAELGAIHDGADMSKADDIARMMERCASELGGPDILVNNAGIQHVSPVQDFPPEKWDAIIAINLTAAFHTTRLAVPGMKAKGWGRIINTASAHSLIASPNKSAYVAAKHGIAGFTKSVALEMARDGITANCISPGYVWTPLVEAQIPDTMKTRGLTREQVMNDVLLAAQPTKQFVTPEQVAALALFLCRDEASAMTGTNVSMDGGWTAA, from the coding sequence ATGCTGCTCGAAGGCAAAGTCGCACTCGTCACCGGATCGACCTCGGGCATTGGGCTCGCCATCGCCAAAGCGCTCGCGGCGGAAGGCGCGAAGCTCATGATCAACGGCTTCGGCGACCAGGCGGCGATCGACCGCGAGTGCGCAGAGCTCGGCGCGATCCACGACGGTGCCGACATGTCCAAGGCTGACGACATCGCCCGGATGATGGAGCGCTGCGCATCGGAGCTCGGCGGACCCGACATCCTCGTCAACAATGCCGGCATCCAGCACGTCTCGCCGGTCCAGGATTTCCCGCCGGAGAAGTGGGACGCGATCATCGCCATCAATCTGACCGCGGCGTTCCACACGACGCGCCTCGCGGTCCCTGGCATGAAGGCCAAGGGCTGGGGGCGGATCATCAACACGGCGAGCGCGCATAGCCTGATCGCCTCGCCCAACAAGAGCGCCTACGTCGCGGCCAAGCACGGCATCGCCGGCTTCACCAAAAGCGTCGCGCTGGAGATGGCGCGCGACGGCATCACCGCCAATTGCATTTCGCCCGGCTATGTCTGGACGCCGCTGGTCGAGGCGCAGATCCCCGACACGATGAAGACGCGCGGCCTCACCCGCGAGCAGGTGATGAACGACGTGCTGCTGGCGGCTCAGCCGACCAAGCAGTTCGTGACGCCCGAACAGGTCGCCGCATTGGCGCTGTTCCTCTGCCGCGACGAGGCTTCGGCGATGACGGGGACGAACGTCAGCATGGACGGTGGCTGGACCGCCGCTTAA
- a CDS encoding DUF4893 domain-containing protein: MAGPPLKLAAMRLALLLPAASVLASCSVVEQPSGLIPRWTTAYRQIIHDDDRVRLRDWRTSFTEALASARATGHSAEIDREGALLNPDAALTQPGLPNGIYRCRVIKLGARQPENLTFVSYPAFTCRVRAERELQRLTKLTGSQRYVGLIFPGDALRNVFLGTLVLGDETRAMQYGQDEQRDVAAYVERIGPQRWRLIMPEPRFESRIDVMELVPAGATP; encoded by the coding sequence GTGGCTGGACCGCCGCTTAAGCTCGCCGCCATGCGCCTCGCCCTGCTCCTCCCTGCCGCTTCGGTCCTTGCGAGTTGCAGCGTCGTCGAGCAGCCGTCGGGACTCATCCCGCGCTGGACCACCGCCTATCGCCAGATCATCCACGACGACGATCGCGTGCGCCTGCGCGACTGGCGAACCAGCTTCACCGAAGCGCTGGCGAGCGCTCGCGCGACCGGCCACAGCGCCGAGATCGACCGCGAAGGCGCGCTGCTCAATCCGGATGCGGCGCTGACCCAGCCCGGTTTGCCGAACGGTATTTACCGCTGCCGCGTGATCAAGCTCGGCGCGAGGCAGCCCGAGAATCTCACCTTCGTCAGCTATCCCGCATTTACCTGCCGGGTCCGCGCCGAGCGTGAACTGCAACGGCTGACCAAGCTGACGGGATCGCAGCGCTACGTTGGTCTGATCTTCCCGGGCGACGCGCTCCGCAACGTCTTTCTCGGCACGCTCGTCCTGGGCGATGAGACGCGGGCCATGCAATATGGCCAGGACGAGCAGCGCGACGTCGCCGCTTATGTTGAACGGATCGGCCCGCAGCGCTGGCGGCTGATCATGCCCGAGCCGCGGTTCGAATCGCGCATCGATGTGATGGAACTCGTTCCCGCAGGAGCAACGCCTTGA
- a CDS encoding ABC-F family ATP-binding cassette domain-containing protein: MAAPVLSYEDLGLIQGEGWLFRGLDLYIGERDRLALIGRNGAGKTTLLKCLAGTIDTDEGKRTIKPGTHVVMLEQDPNMAGFDTLEAWVLGGKDAPEAHEAAAIADQLGIDLSRPTATASGGERRRAAIARALAQNPDVLLLDEPTNHLDLGAIEWLEEWLKRFKGAFIVISHDRTFLTRLTRSCIWLDRGGLRRAEIGFGGFEAWTERVYDEEARAAEKLDAKLKLELHWLQRGVTARRRRNQGRLTKLHEMRAQRAAMLGPAGSAKLALAKDDVRSKTVIDAEQVSKSFGERPIIRDFTLRIQRGDRIGVVGPNGAGKTTLLKLLTGEMKPDKGTVTQAKTLSGIVIDQQRKLMDPAKRVKDVLANGGDWIEVRGAKKHIKGYLKEFLFDPSLTDAPIGSLSGGERSRLLLAREFAREANLLVLDEPTNDLDLETLDLLQEVIADYDGTVLIVSHDRDFLDRTVTITLGLDGSGRVDVVAGGYEDWIKQRYEAARAPAKAPSKAAAAEARAPAVAKKLTYKDQRDYDRLPGEIDRLQAAVAADEAALNDADLYTRDPDRFAKLTEQIARNRAEIEAAELRWLEVAEMAEALGA; the protein is encoded by the coding sequence ATGGCCGCGCCTGTATTATCTTATGAAGACCTTGGCTTGATCCAAGGTGAAGGCTGGCTGTTCCGCGGTTTGGATCTGTACATCGGCGAGCGCGACCGGCTGGCGCTGATCGGCCGCAACGGCGCGGGCAAGACGACGTTGCTCAAGTGCCTCGCCGGGACGATCGATACCGACGAGGGCAAGCGCACGATCAAGCCCGGGACGCATGTCGTCATGCTGGAGCAGGATCCGAACATGGCCGGCTTCGATACGCTGGAGGCGTGGGTGCTCGGCGGCAAGGATGCGCCGGAAGCGCATGAGGCGGCGGCGATTGCCGACCAGCTCGGTATCGACCTGTCGCGTCCGACGGCGACGGCCAGCGGCGGCGAACGGCGGCGCGCGGCAATTGCGCGGGCGCTGGCGCAAAACCCGGACGTGCTGCTGCTCGACGAGCCGACCAACCATCTCGACCTCGGTGCGATCGAATGGCTGGAAGAATGGCTGAAGCGTTTCAAAGGCGCTTTCATCGTCATCAGCCACGACCGCACGTTCCTGACCCGGCTGACGCGTAGCTGCATCTGGCTGGACCGCGGCGGCCTGCGCCGCGCCGAGATCGGATTCGGCGGGTTCGAGGCGTGGACCGAGCGCGTCTATGACGAAGAAGCGCGCGCGGCGGAGAAGCTGGACGCAAAGCTGAAGCTGGAGCTGCACTGGTTGCAGCGGGGCGTGACCGCGCGGCGGCGGCGCAACCAAGGGCGGCTGACGAAACTGCACGAAATGCGGGCACAGCGGGCAGCGATGCTGGGGCCCGCGGGGTCTGCAAAGCTGGCGCTGGCGAAGGACGACGTCCGGTCCAAGACGGTCATCGACGCAGAGCAGGTGTCGAAGAGCTTTGGCGAGCGGCCGATCATCCGCGACTTCACGCTGCGCATCCAGCGTGGCGACCGGATCGGTGTCGTCGGCCCGAACGGGGCGGGTAAGACGACGCTACTCAAGCTGCTGACCGGGGAGATGAAGCCGGACAAAGGCACGGTGACGCAGGCGAAAACCCTCAGCGGCATCGTCATCGACCAGCAGCGCAAGTTGATGGACCCGGCCAAGCGCGTGAAGGACGTGCTCGCCAATGGCGGCGACTGGATCGAGGTGCGCGGAGCCAAGAAGCACATCAAGGGCTATCTCAAGGAATTCCTGTTCGATCCGTCGCTGACCGATGCGCCGATCGGTTCGCTATCGGGCGGCGAGCGGTCGCGGCTTTTGCTGGCGCGAGAGTTCGCGCGTGAGGCGAACCTGCTGGTGCTGGACGAGCCGACCAACGACCTCGACCTCGAAACGCTCGACCTGCTGCAGGAGGTGATCGCGGATTATGACGGCACGGTGCTGATCGTCAGCCACGACCGCGACTTCCTCGACCGCACGGTGACGATCACGCTTGGCCTCGACGGCTCGGGCAGGGTGGATGTCGTCGCAGGCGGTTACGAGGACTGGATCAAACAGCGGTACGAGGCGGCGCGTGCGCCGGCCAAAGCGCCGTCAAAGGCTGCAGCTGCGGAAGCGCGAGCACCGGCGGTCGCAAAGAAGCTGACCTACAAGGATCAGCGGGATTACGACCGGTTGCCGGGCGAGATTGATCGCCTGCAGGCAGCGGTCGCGGCCGACGAGGCGGCACTGAATGACGCCGACCTGTACACCCGCGATCCCGACCGCTTCGCCAAGCTGACGGAGCAAATCGCGCGCAACCGCGCCGAGATCGAGGCCGCAGAGTTGCGCTGGCTCGAAGTCGCGGAAATGGCCGAGGCGCTGGGCGCTTAG
- a CDS encoding amidohydrolase, translating to MLWLAAAMTAFPVPAGAAALSDAIRADMPMLMNLYRDLHANPELSMQEVRTPAKLAPEMRKLGFEVTEHVGKTGVVAVMKNGPGPVLMLRADMDALPVKEQTGLPFASKAMGKLPDGTETPVMHACGHDTHVTTWLGTARRLAAMKNQWSGTLVMVLQPGEERVLGAKAMLDDGLFTRFPKPDYMVAFHDAAALPAGQIGITPRYALANSSSVNITIHGVGGHGAYPHTTKDPIVLGARIVEALQTLVSRENNPFEPAVVTVGSFHAGTKNNIISDEAKLQLTVRSYPAEVQEKLIAGIRRIVRGEAIAAGIPEDKMPEVTVPESAPSTFNTDELGQRMRGVFSQHFGADRVVESRPIMASEDFSRYWLADKSKQSLLFWVGGTPRDKWDAAKGDETKLPSLHSPFWAPDAEAVISTATEAMTVATLDILKKG from the coding sequence ATGCTATGGCTCGCCGCTGCCATGACCGCTTTTCCCGTCCCCGCCGGCGCCGCCGCGCTCTCCGACGCCATCCGCGCGGACATGCCGATGCTGATGAACCTTTATCGGGACCTGCACGCCAATCCCGAACTGTCGATGCAGGAGGTGCGCACGCCCGCAAAGCTTGCGCCGGAAATGCGCAAGCTCGGCTTCGAGGTCACTGAGCATGTCGGCAAGACGGGTGTGGTAGCGGTCATGAAGAACGGTCCTGGCCCGGTGCTCATGCTCCGCGCGGACATGGACGCGCTCCCGGTCAAGGAGCAGACCGGTTTGCCCTTCGCCTCCAAGGCCATGGGCAAGCTTCCGGACGGTACCGAGACGCCCGTCATGCATGCCTGCGGGCACGATACGCACGTGACCACCTGGCTAGGGACCGCTCGCCGTCTCGCTGCCATGAAGAACCAATGGTCAGGCACTCTCGTCATGGTCCTGCAGCCGGGCGAAGAGCGAGTCCTCGGCGCCAAGGCCATGCTCGACGACGGCTTGTTCACGCGCTTTCCGAAGCCGGATTACATGGTCGCGTTCCACGATGCGGCGGCCCTTCCGGCTGGGCAAATTGGCATTACACCCCGCTACGCCCTGGCTAACTCTTCGAGCGTCAACATCACCATCCACGGCGTCGGCGGGCACGGTGCCTATCCGCACACGACCAAGGATCCGATCGTGCTCGGCGCGCGCATCGTCGAAGCGCTGCAGACATTGGTCAGTCGCGAGAACAATCCGTTCGAACCCGCGGTGGTGACGGTCGGCAGCTTCCATGCGGGCACGAAGAACAACATCATCTCCGACGAGGCCAAGCTGCAGCTGACCGTCCGCTCTTATCCGGCCGAAGTGCAGGAGAAACTGATCGCCGGCATCCGCCGCATTGTCCGCGGCGAGGCCATCGCCGCCGGCATTCCCGAGGACAAGATGCCCGAGGTGACTGTGCCGGAATCGGCGCCCTCGACCTTCAACACCGACGAACTCGGCCAGCGTATGCGCGGCGTCTTCAGCCAGCATTTCGGCGCCGATCGGGTGGTCGAATCCAGGCCGATCATGGCGAGTGAAGACTTCAGCCGCTACTGGCTTGCCGACAAGAGCAAGCAGTCACTGCTGTTCTGGGTCGGCGGCACGCCGCGCGACAAATGGGACGCCGCAAAGGGCGACGAGACCAAGCTGCCCTCGCTGCACTCACCCTTCTGGGCACCCGACGCCGAAGCCGTGATCTCCACCGCTACAGAAGCAATGACCGTGGCCACGCTCGACATCCTGAAGAAGGGCTGA
- a CDS encoding response regulator transcription factor — protein MRILIVEDEPNLGRQLRSTLEGAGYAVDLATDGEDGHYLGSTENYDAVILDLGLPEVDGLTVLDRWRKEARKMPVLVLTARDSWSDKVAGLDAGADDYLAKPFQTEELIARLRALIRRSSGNASSELIAGDIRLDTRSGKVTKDGEPVKLTAQEYKLLSYLMHHKGKVVSRTELIEHIYDQDFDRDSNTIEVFVTRIRKKLGADVITTIRGLGYSLEEPTS, from the coding sequence ATGCGCATTCTGATCGTCGAAGACGAACCCAATCTGGGCCGCCAACTGCGCTCGACGCTGGAAGGCGCCGGCTATGCGGTCGATCTCGCCACCGATGGCGAGGACGGCCATTATCTCGGCTCGACCGAGAATTACGATGCGGTGATCCTCGATCTCGGCCTGCCCGAGGTCGACGGGCTCACAGTGCTCGACCGCTGGCGCAAGGAAGCGCGCAAGATGCCGGTGCTCGTGCTGACCGCGCGCGACAGCTGGTCGGACAAGGTGGCCGGGCTCGATGCCGGCGCTGACGATTATTTGGCTAAGCCGTTCCAGACCGAAGAGCTGATCGCCCGCCTGCGCGCGCTCATCCGCCGATCCTCGGGCAATGCGTCGAGCGAGCTGATCGCCGGCGACATCCGCCTCGACACTCGCTCGGGTAAGGTCACCAAGGATGGTGAGCCGGTCAAATTGACCGCTCAGGAATACAAGCTCCTCTCTTACCTGATGCACCACAAAGGCAAGGTCGTCAGCCGGACAGAATTGATCGAGCACATTTACGATCAGGATTTCGACCGGGATTCTAACACTATCGAAGTGTTCGTGACGCGTATCCGCAAGAAGCTCGGCGCCGACGTCATCACGACCATCCGCGGCCTCGGCTACAGCCTAGAAGAACCGACGAGTTGA
- the prsR gene encoding PEP-CTERM-box response regulator transcription factor has protein sequence MTDQSKVLLIVEDDEGLQRQLKWAYDGYQVVVASDRASAIEMLRAYEPAVVTLDLGLPPDPDGTDEGFATLAEILQLKPDTKVVVATGHGARESATRAVAMGAYDFYKKPVDIDELGFIVARAFHLHEIESENRRLETGAATVLGSIITAAPEMQKVAKTIERVASADVSVMLLGASGTGKELLARAVHEKSGRKGEFVAINCAAIPENLLEAELFGYERGAFTGAVKSNIGKIEVAQGGTLFLDEVGDIPLPLQVKLLRFLQERVIERIGGRQPIAVDTRIVCATHQDLAAMQADGRFREDLYYRLAEIVVKIPSLAERAGDAVLLARHFINRFGRELNVGPLSLSPEAAEAIDVYGWPGNVRELENRIKRAVIMADGKSITAGDLDLQAGVVPSDDVLPINLRAAREVADRKAIRQAMTRTENNISGAAKLLGISRPTLYDLLKQYRLQA, from the coding sequence ATGACCGACCAATCCAAAGTCCTGCTGATCGTCGAGGACGACGAGGGCCTGCAGCGCCAGCTTAAATGGGCTTACGACGGCTATCAGGTCGTCGTCGCCAGCGACCGCGCAAGCGCCATCGAAATGCTGCGCGCCTACGAGCCGGCGGTCGTCACGCTCGACCTCGGCCTGCCGCCCGATCCCGACGGTACGGACGAGGGTTTCGCGACGCTGGCTGAGATTCTGCAGCTCAAGCCGGACACCAAGGTCGTCGTCGCCACCGGCCACGGCGCGCGCGAAAGCGCCACCCGCGCTGTCGCCATGGGTGCCTACGATTTTTACAAGAAGCCGGTCGATATCGACGAACTCGGCTTCATCGTCGCCCGCGCGTTCCACCTGCACGAGATCGAGAGCGAGAACCGCCGCCTGGAGACCGGTGCCGCGACCGTGCTCGGCTCGATCATCACCGCCGCTCCGGAAATGCAGAAGGTCGCCAAGACCATCGAGCGTGTCGCGTCGGCCGATGTCTCCGTCATGCTCCTCGGCGCGAGCGGCACCGGCAAGGAACTGCTCGCCCGTGCGGTCCATGAGAAGAGCGGCCGAAAGGGCGAATTCGTCGCCATCAACTGCGCCGCCATCCCCGAAAACCTGCTCGAAGCCGAGTTGTTCGGTTATGAGCGCGGTGCGTTCACCGGCGCGGTTAAGTCGAACATCGGCAAGATCGAAGTCGCGCAGGGTGGCACGCTCTTTCTCGACGAGGTCGGCGACATCCCGCTGCCGCTGCAGGTCAAGCTGCTGCGCTTTCTGCAGGAGCGCGTGATCGAACGGATCGGCGGGCGTCAGCCGATCGCGGTCGACACGCGCATCGTCTGCGCGACGCACCAGGATCTTGCCGCGATGCAGGCCGACGGGCGCTTCCGCGAAGACCTTTACTACCGCCTCGCCGAGATCGTGGTGAAGATCCCATCCCTCGCGGAGCGCGCGGGCGATGCGGTGCTGCTGGCGCGCCACTTCATCAACCGCTTCGGCCGCGAGCTGAATGTCGGGCCTCTGTCGCTCAGCCCCGAAGCCGCCGAAGCGATCGACGTCTACGGCTGGCCAGGCAACGTTCGCGAGCTGGAGAACCGCATCAAGCGCGCGGTGATCATGGCCGACGGCAAGAGCATCACCGCGGGCGATCTCGACCTTCAGGCTGGCGTCGTGCCGAGTGACGATGTGCTACCGATCAACCTGCGCGCCGCGCGCGAAGTGGCCGACCGCAAGGCGATCCGTCAGGCAATGACGCGGACCGAGAACAATATCTCGGGCGCCGCGAAGCTTCTCGGCATCAGCCGGCCGACGCTTTACGACTTGCTGAAACAATATCGTCTGCAAGCGTAA
- the prsK gene encoding XrtA/PEP-CTERM system histidine kinase PrsK produces the protein MDALITFWSHALGAACFAALTLWRLGEAARRPEQRLLAGAFAMTACWAWLAAVVPDDQLTSLAESARNLIWISVLYSLSSAEKDRQQALKLVYGAVAGVIGLQLIGGLFQAFSPSASIAQTAVVLRITTAAGALVLVHNVYGQAAPASRSHIRSAMVGLALIWTYDLNLYTLSYIAGTSPGLLQWRGIAIALAAPLFAASMRNHGQWRVRLSRAATFQSLSLLAICAYFALMAILATALRGSSADWSSVATVLLLAGMTIGAMVLLPSAKARAWFKVKLAKHLFEHRYDYRVEWLRFTETLGRDGADAPPLTERIVTAFADVVDAPGGMLLVREGAGLAVADTSNWPGLTPGPDAFDGAPDFWNGMEASGRVIEFKGFGTLRSERERTPVVPQWLLDEPAAWVGVPLLHHQRPIGLVVLAAPEFRRQLDWEDFDLLKTAGIQAASSLAEALGQEALNHAQRFEEFNRRFAFILHDIKNLVSQLSLLARNAERHADNPEFRADMVATLRSSVGKMNDLLARLSPHSATRVQRVDSQILRPILTAAIAAKRRDREVQLLGDANVEALVDPVALEQAVGHLLQNALDASSGEAVTARVDRHPSGVTIAIADKGIGMDGDFVRNRLFEPFASTKPGGFGIGAFEARSLVAAMGGRLSVDSRPGRGTTFTILLPAPEALAEPIRKSA, from the coding sequence ATGGACGCGCTGATCACCTTCTGGAGTCACGCCCTCGGCGCGGCCTGCTTTGCTGCGCTGACCTTGTGGCGGCTTGGCGAGGCGGCACGCCGGCCCGAACAGCGGCTGCTGGCTGGCGCTTTTGCGATGACTGCCTGCTGGGCCTGGCTTGCTGCGGTCGTACCCGACGATCAGCTTACATCGCTCGCCGAGAGCGCCCGCAATCTCATCTGGATCAGCGTCCTCTACAGTCTGTCATCCGCCGAAAAGGATCGCCAACAGGCGCTGAAGCTCGTTTACGGCGCCGTCGCCGGCGTCATCGGGCTGCAGCTAATCGGCGGCCTGTTTCAGGCATTCAGTCCAAGCGCGTCCATTGCGCAAACGGCGGTCGTTTTGCGGATTACGACGGCCGCGGGCGCGCTGGTCCTCGTCCACAACGTCTATGGCCAGGCGGCGCCTGCCAGCCGCTCGCACATCCGCTCGGCGATGGTCGGCCTCGCGCTGATCTGGACCTACGACCTCAACCTTTACACGCTGTCCTACATCGCCGGGACGAGCCCGGGTCTACTCCAGTGGCGCGGCATCGCCATTGCATTGGCCGCGCCGCTGTTTGCGGCCTCGATGCGGAACCACGGTCAATGGCGGGTGAGGCTATCACGCGCGGCGACCTTCCAGTCTCTCTCCCTGCTCGCGATCTGCGCTTACTTCGCGCTGATGGCGATCCTGGCAACTGCCCTGCGCGGCAGCAGCGCGGACTGGTCGTCAGTCGCGACGGTTCTGCTCCTTGCCGGCATGACAATTGGAGCAATGGTCTTGCTGCCCAGCGCGAAGGCTCGCGCCTGGTTCAAGGTCAAGCTTGCAAAGCATCTGTTCGAGCACCGCTACGATTATCGCGTCGAATGGCTGCGCTTTACCGAAACGCTCGGCCGGGACGGCGCCGACGCCCCGCCGCTGACCGAGCGGATCGTGACCGCCTTTGCCGACGTGGTCGACGCGCCAGGCGGAATGCTCCTCGTTCGTGAGGGTGCGGGTCTGGCGGTCGCCGACACCAGCAACTGGCCGGGTTTGACGCCGGGACCGGACGCCTTCGACGGCGCACCGGACTTCTGGAATGGAATGGAAGCCAGCGGCCGCGTGATCGAGTTCAAAGGCTTCGGAACGCTGCGCAGCGAGCGCGAACGAACGCCCGTCGTTCCGCAATGGCTGCTAGACGAACCGGCCGCATGGGTCGGCGTGCCGCTGCTTCATCACCAGCGGCCGATCGGCCTCGTCGTGCTCGCCGCGCCGGAATTCCGCCGTCAGCTCGATTGGGAAGATTTCGATCTGTTGAAGACGGCGGGAATTCAGGCCGCCAGTTCGCTTGCCGAAGCACTGGGTCAGGAAGCGCTGAACCACGCGCAGCGGTTCGAGGAGTTCAACCGCCGCTTCGCGTTCATCTTGCACGACATCAAGAATCTGGTGAGCCAGCTGTCGCTGCTTGCGCGCAACGCCGAGCGGCATGCCGACAATCCTGAATTCCGCGCCGACATGGTCGCGACGCTGCGCTCGTCCGTCGGCAAGATGAACGACCTGCTGGCGCGACTGTCGCCGCATTCGGCGACGCGCGTGCAGCGCGTGGACTCGCAGATCCTTCGCCCCATCCTGACAGCCGCAATCGCCGCCAAGCGCCGCGACCGGGAAGTCCAACTACTCGGCGACGCCAATGTGGAAGCGCTGGTCGATCCGGTCGCGCTCGAACAAGCCGTTGGGCACCTGCTGCAGAACGCGCTGGATGCAAGCAGCGGCGAGGCGGTGACGGCGCGTGTCGATCGGCATCCATCGGGCGTCACTATCGCCATTGCTGACAAGGGCATCGGCATGGACGGCGACTTCGTCCGTAATCGTCTGTTCGAGCCATTCGCCTCGACCAAGCCCGGCGGCTTTGGCATCGGCGCCTTCGAAGCGCGATCGCTCGTCGCTGCCATGGGCGGCCGCTTGTCCGTCGACAGCCGTCCGGGCCGGGGCACCACCTTCACCATCTTGCTCCCCGCCCCCGAGGCACTGGCTGAGCCAATTAGGAAAAGCGCATGA
- a CDS encoding DUF885 domain-containing protein, protein MDRRSFLASSATLALLPLIDTRAIAQAAKGANDAKLNALFDQIFQRQVRESPTFATYLGLDNGANAKLRSTFDMRPPNVQRKANAARDRAALAAVRAIAPSTLSPTAQLNREIVIYDLETNLSSYDKFKIDSVQQPYIISQQSGAYFSIPDFLNSAHPIETRSDAEAYLTRLGQFGKLLDFDTQDQIEMAQRGFLAPAWSLDLALGQMEALRKPAAAESDMVQSLVRRTKAKNLAGDWGARAAKIVEQQVYPALDRQMAAVRKLKPTTRPGDGATRLPRGAEIYAAALAQATTSSMTPEEVHQLGLSQVAEYTAQLDSVLKQAGFATGTVGERLATLNNSPAQLYPNTDPGRVELIASLNANVKEMMGLLPKAFATLPGQPLEIRRVPPEIQDGASNGYYRPATLDGSRPAIYFINLKSTGDWPKYSLPSLTYHEGVPGHHLQISLAQESKDIPMLRKLSFYSSYIEGWALYSEQLADELGGYKGIEKGGYLQSFLFRSARLVVDTGLNSKGWSREQAVDYMTKTTGFPRARVQREVERYCISIGQACSYKVGHLAWLRAREKAKSILGAKFDIKQFHEVLKDGSMPLTILERRVEERARALA, encoded by the coding sequence ATGGATCGTCGTTCATTTCTCGCCAGCAGCGCGACGCTTGCGCTGCTCCCGCTGATCGACACGCGTGCCATCGCGCAAGCGGCAAAGGGCGCGAACGACGCCAAGCTCAACGCTCTGTTCGACCAGATCTTTCAGCGGCAGGTCCGTGAATCCCCGACGTTCGCGACCTATCTTGGGCTCGACAACGGCGCGAATGCGAAGCTGCGCTCGACCTTCGACATGCGCCCGCCCAATGTGCAGCGGAAGGCCAATGCCGCGCGTGATCGGGCCGCCCTCGCCGCCGTCCGCGCGATCGCGCCATCGACGCTTTCGCCGACCGCGCAGCTCAATCGCGAAATCGTCATCTACGACCTCGAAACCAACCTCTCGTCCTACGACAAGTTCAAGATCGATTCCGTCCAGCAGCCCTACATCATCTCGCAGCAGAGCGGCGCCTACTTCTCGATCCCCGACTTCCTCAACAGCGCGCATCCGATCGAGACCCGCAGCGACGCGGAAGCTTACCTCACCCGCCTCGGCCAGTTCGGGAAGCTGCTCGACTTCGACACCCAGGATCAGATCGAGATGGCGCAGCGCGGCTTCCTCGCCCCGGCATGGTCGCTCGACCTCGCGCTTGGTCAGATGGAAGCGTTGCGCAAACCGGCGGCCGCCGAGAGCGACATGGTGCAGTCGCTCGTGCGCCGAACGAAGGCGAAGAACCTTGCCGGCGATTGGGGCGCCCGCGCTGCAAAAATCGTCGAGCAGCAAGTATACCCCGCGCTCGACCGGCAGATGGCCGCCGTCCGCAAGCTTAAGCCGACGACCAGGCCGGGCGATGGCGCGACCCGCTTGCCCCGCGGCGCGGAAATCTATGCGGCCGCACTCGCGCAGGCGACAACCAGCAGCATGACGCCGGAGGAGGTGCACCAGCTCGGCCTGTCCCAGGTCGCCGAATATACGGCGCAGCTCGACTCCGTTCTCAAGCAGGCGGGCTTCGCGACCGGCACGGTCGGTGAGCGCCTCGCGACGCTGAACAATTCTCCAGCGCAACTTTATCCGAATACCGATCCAGGCCGCGTCGAGCTGATCGCCAGCCTCAATGCGAACGTGAAGGAAATGATGGGCCTGCTGCCCAAGGCCTTCGCCACCCTGCCCGGCCAGCCGCTGGAAATCCGCCGTGTACCGCCGGAAATTCAGGACGGCGCGTCGAACGGCTATTACCGCCCCGCGACGCTCGATGGCTCACGCCCGGCGATCTATTTCATCAACCTCAAGTCGACCGGCGACTGGCCCAAATATTCGCTGCCCTCGCTAACCTATCACGAGGGCGTCCCTGGACATCACCTGCAGATCAGCCTGGCGCAGGAGTCGAAAGATATCCCGATGCTGCGCAAGCTCAGTTTCTACTCGTCCTACATCGAAGGCTGGGCGCTCTATTCGGAGCAGCTCGCTGACGAGCTCGGCGGCTACAAGGGAATCGAAAAGGGCGGCTACTTGCAGTCCTTCCTTTTCCGCTCGGCGCGTCTCGTCGTCGACACCGGCCTCAACAGCAAAGGCTGGAGCCGTGAGCAGGCGGTCGATTACATGACCAAAACCACCGGCTTCCCGCGCGCCCGCGTTCAACGCGAAGTCGAGCGCTACTGCATCTCGATCGGCCAGGCCTGCAGCTACAAGGTCGGTCACCTCGCTTGGCTCCGCGCGCGAGAGAAAGCGAAGAGCATCCTCGGCGCCAAGTTCGACATCAAGCAGTTCCACGAGGTGCTCAAGGACGGCTCGATGCCGCTGACGATCCTGGAACGGCGTGTCGAAGAGCGGGCGCGAGCGCTGGCCTAA